From a single Nicotiana tabacum cultivar K326 chromosome 8, ASM71507v2, whole genome shotgun sequence genomic region:
- the LOC142163387 gene encoding uncharacterized protein LOC142163387 — protein sequence MWEDNIFLNWGIDSLLSWNDRGLNAPNKQKEVKLLCNVEKRPNYYVIKPVHISPQIVTCEVLELWKDLVRHIRGCTKPWLVLGDFNLVLHSTNRIGGNAVTWAEMMDFQQCMQESGLMEMPTQGNRYTWNDKNDEQRIFSNIDWNFMNGEWLDKIPTCNTRFLAKGISDHIPT from the exons ATGTGGGAGGACAACATATTTCTCAATTGGGGAATTGATAGTCTACTTAGTTGGAATGATAGGGGACTCAATGCCCCTAATAAGCAAAAGGAGGTTAAGCTCCTTTGCAATGTAGAAAAA CGACCAAACTACTATGTGATAAAACCAGTTCATATATCTCCTCAGATTGTGACATGTGAGGTTTTGGAGTTATGGAAAGATTTGGTGAGGCATATTAGGGGTTGTACTAAGCCATGGCTAGTACTGGGAGATTTTAACTTAGTGTTACACTCAACAAATAGGATTGGAGGGAATGCAGTAACTTGGGCAGAGATGATGGATTTCCAGCAATGTATGCAAGAAAGTGGATTGATGGAAATGCCTACTCAAGGGAACAGATATACCTGGAATGACAAAAATGATGAGCAGAGAATCTTCTCAAATATAGATTGGAACTTTATGAATGGTGAATGGCTTGATAAAATTCCAACTTGTAATACTAGATTCCTTGCTAAGGGAATTAGTGACCACATCCCGACTTAG
- the LOC107811363 gene encoding secreted RxLR effector protein 161-like, whose amino-acid sequence MGIIGSLLYLTTSRPDIVFSMGLCARLQSNSKESHLKAAKRILRYLKGTQNLVLHYPSGDNFNLIGYADVDYAGYLVDRKSTSGMAHFLGSCFISWGTRKQNSVALSTAEVEYVAAAS is encoded by the coding sequence ATGGGAATCATTGGATCTCTACTCTACCTTACTACCAGCAGGCCAGACATTGTATTCAGTATGGGATTATGTGCAAGGCTCCAATCAAATtctaaggaatctcatctgaaggcaGCTAAGAGAATTCTGAGATATTTAAAGGGCACACAGAACCTGGTTCTACACTATCCTTCAGGGGACAATTTCAACCTTATTGGTTATGCTGACGTTGATTATGCAGGCTATCtggtggataggaaaagcacATCTGGAATGGCTCATTTCCTTGGATCATGTTTTatctcatggggtacaaggaAACAAAACTCAGTAGCTCTCTCAACAGCTGAAGTAGAATATGTTGCAGCTGCCTCGTGA